The genomic segment TTTTAAAACCACCCAATAATAAAAATTTAAAGTTCGATAAAACAAAAGTATTTGTAACAGGGAAAGTAGAGCAGTTTACAGAAGGAACTATCGAAGTTCCTTATAGAATTACAAACCTGCCCTCTAACATTAAAATAACAACTTTACCTAAAAAAATAGGAGTTACGTTTGTTGCTTCTTTAACGAATTTTAATAAAATAACTGCTGGTTCTTTTCAGGTTGAATGCGATTACAATGTTGTAAAAGAGAATAACCTAAACTACTTACTTCCAAAAGTAACAAGTACATCTAAATTTGTAAAGAGTTTTAGAATTGCTCCTAAAAAGATAGATTTTTTAATTCAGAAATAAATATGATTGTTGGTTTAACAGGCGGAATTGGTAGTGGAAAAACAACTGTAGCAAAAATGTTTGCTAAAAAACAAGATGTTGTTATTTACATTGCAGATTTAGAGGCCAAAAAATTAATGAATTCTTCAGAAAAGATTAAAACAAAACTTATTTTTGAATTTGGTGCAGAAACCTACAAAAACAATCAATTAAACAAATCTTTTATTGCAAATATTGTTTTTAAAGATAAGAGTAAATTAGCAATATTAAATAGTATTGTACATCCAGAAGTTCGAAATCATTTTCAAACATTTATAGAAGAGCACAAAGAAAAGACCTATATTATTTATGAAAATGCCATTTTATTTGAGAGTAAAGCAGATACACAATGCGATTTTATAATTTCGGTTTTTGTTCCTTTAGATATTAGAATAGAGCGTGTTTTGGAAAGAGATGTAACCACAAAACCTCAAATTTTAGAACGTATAAACAATCAATGGAAAGAAGATAAAAAATTATTGCAATCTAATTATATAATTGAGAATTTGTCCCTTAAAATTACTGAAAATCAAGTAAATATTATTCATAATATTTTAACAGAAAAAAGCAAGCTAATTTAATATTCATTAGTAATACTGTTAAAAAACCCTTAAAATTTCATTAAACCCGTTAATTAAAGTTAAAAACTTCAATTTCAATTTTTGAAAGTGTTAAATTTGATGATGCGAAAAAAAATGTTTATCGTTATTGTAGCACTCATGAGTATTTCCTTGATAGGAATTATTACAGTACAACTATATTGGATAAACAATGCTTTAGAGAGTAGAAAAGCACAGTTTAAAAACGATGTTCAACGTTCTTTAGGAAGCGCAACAGAGAGAATTAACGATCGGGAATCAAGTTTGTTTAGAAGGAAAATTAAAGCGCTTGTTAAAGAAAAAGGAACTGCAGATAATGCCAAATTACAAAGCCTTTTAATTCAAGAAATAGATACAACTACTAAGCAAAAATTTACGTACGGAAGTACTATTTTAGAAGAAAATTTCGAGCTTACAACCGATTTTTTAAACAACGATTCTATTATCTTTAAGAGATTTAAGGGAAAGAAAGATTTTTTTGAAACGAAAATAACCACAGGTGTAGGTGATTTATTTTCAACAAAAGATGAAACTAGTTTTAGCTATACCAAGAAATTTCCAGAATTAGAAGATTTACAAATCGACAAACTTTATAAAGACTATAATACTAGAAAACCAATTCATCAAAGAATTAGTAATAAAGAGCTAAATGCAACTATAAAAGAAGAGTTAGTAAAAAGAAATATTACTTTAGATTTTAAATATGGTGTGTACACAAAAGATGGTTTAGCTACAAAATTAAAGTCTGGTTATTATACAATTAATAGAAAAGACAGTTATAAGTACCCTTTATTTGACGATATTAATGGAGATGTAGAGTACGATTTATATGTAACTTTTCCCAATAAAAATAAACATATTTTATCAGGTATTTCAGGAATATTGTTACTCTCTTTATTCTTTATTTTTATTATTATAATTGCTTTTTCGAGTTCTTTGTATCAACTAATTCGTCAGAAAAAAATATCAGAAATTAAGACTGATTTTATTAATAATATGACGCATGAGTTTAAAACACCAATTGCAACTATAAATTTAGCATTAGACTCAATTAAAAATCCTAAAATTCTAGGAGATAACGATAAAGTTTTGCGTTACGTGCAAATGATAAGAGACGAGAATAAAAGAATGCACTCGCAAGTAGAAAATGTATTGCGTATTTCTCGATTAGAAAAAAATCAGATAGATTTAAGTAAGGAAACTATAGATTTTCACGACGTAATCGAAGATGCAATTACACATGTTAGTTTGCTAATAGATGATAGAAAAGGACGTATAAATACATATTTTAAAGCAGCAGTTTCAGAATTACCAGGTAACCAATTTCACCTAACAAATGTAGTTGTTAATATGTTAGAAAACGCTATAAAATATTCAGAAGGCGCACCTATAATAGATGTGTATACAGAAAGTACCAACAAATTTTTTATCTTTAAAATAAAAGATAAAGGTATAGGAATGAGTAAAGCAGTGCAAAAACAAGTTTTTAATAAATTCTACAGAGAACAAAAAGGAAACGTGCACAATGTAAAAGGGCATGGTTTAGGTTTAGCTTATGTAAAAGAAATTGTAGAAAAACATCATGGAACAGTTTTTGTTGAAAGTGAGAAAGGACAAGGAAGTATATTCACAGTAAAATTACCTTTAATTTAATAAATATAACAATGGGAAGTAAAAAGATTTTATTAGTAGAAGACGATCCAAATTTTGGAACGGTTCTAAAAGATTATTTAGCATTAAACGATTACAATGTAACACACGCAAAAGATGGTATCGAAGGTTTAATAATGTTTAAAAACAGCGATTACGATTTGTGTATCTTAGATGTAATGATGCCAAGAAAAGATGGCTTTTCTTTAGCACAAGACATTAGAAGCACAAATAAAGAAGTACCAATTATCTTTTTAACAGCAAAAACTTTAAAAGAAGATGTTTTAAAAGGATATGCAGTTGGAGCAGACGATTATCTAAACAAGCCTTTCGATTCGGAAGTATTATTGCACAAGATAAAAGCAATTTTACAACGTAAAGAATCAGATAACACTACAGAAAGTGAGCAATTCGAGTTTAATATTGGAAGTTTCTTCTTCAACTCTAAGTTAAGACATTTATCTGTTGGTAAAGAAGGAGAACCCTCTAAACTATCTCCAAAAGAAGCAAAATTATTACGTATGTTAGCAATCCATAAAAACGATTTAATGCCAAGAGAATTAGCATTAACAAAAATTTGGAGAGACGATAATTATTTTACATCTAGAAGTATGGATGTGTACATCGCAAAATTAAGAAAGTATTTAAAAGACGACGAAAATGTTGAAATTTTAAATATTCATGGAGAAGGATTTAGGTTGGTAGATAAAAACTAAACTTAAAAAAACTTCCTATAAAAAATAAACTCAGTTTTTAAAATAAGCTGAGTTTTTTTTGTATTTTTATAATATGGCAGCCTTTATTAAAATTTATAACGAGAATCCTAATCCAAAAGAAATCGCAAAAGTTGTAAAGATTTTGCGTTCTGGAGGATTAATTATCTACCCAACAGATACTGTTTATGGTTTAGGTTGCGATATTACCAATACAAAAGCCTTAGAAAAAATTGCGCAGATAAAAGGTGTGAAGCTAGAAAAAGCCAATTTCTCTTTTATTTGCAACGATTTAAGTCACCTTTCGGATTATGTAAAACAAATAGATTCACCAACTTTTAAAATTCTAAAAAGAGCGTTACCAGGACCTTATACTTTTATTCTACCAGGAAGTAACAACTTACCAAAAGTATTTAAAAAAAAGAAAACAGTAGGCATTCGTATTCCAGATAACAATATTGCTAGGTGTTTGGTAGAGGCTTTAGGAAACCCGATTATATCAACATCTATCCATGATGAAGATGATATTTTAGAATACACAACAGATCCAGAACTCATTTTCGAAAAATGGAACAAATTAGTAGATGTTGTTATCGATGGTGGTTATGGAGATAATTATGCATCTACAGTAATCGATTTAACTACAGATAAACCAGAAATAATTAGAGAAGGAAAAGGAAGTTTAGACATTCTTTAATTCAAAGTTTCGAATTCAAAATTCAAGGTTTAGGTTTGAACTTTGAATTTTAAACCTATTCAAGTTCCTCGAATTTCTTTCTCCCCAAAACAAAATACTGCCAAACAATACTTGTATGTAAATTATAATTTTGTTTTTTTTGTAGTTTTCTTCTTTTTCCTAAGAATTTAAAAAAGTTTTTGTAAAAACTTAAATGTGCTTTTAAAATAGCCCATGTATGTATAGGTTTTAATTCGAGAATGAATTTTAAACCAGCTATTCCGTCTAAAATTAAACGAAAAAAAACGACGAATAAAAACCACTTTTTAGGAACGTTTTTTATGATATTTAATAAACTATTTCTAAAATTTAAATAAGTTTTATACGGATTTGCTTCCTGTAAAGTAGCTCCTCCAATATGATAAACAGTAGATTTTCCAACATATTTTACTTTATAACCAATATTTTGGGCTCTCCAACACAAATCAATTTCTTCTTGGTGTGCAAAATAATCTTCGTCTAAACCTTCAATTTTATGATATACTTTAGATCGAATAAATAAACAAGCTCCAGATGCCCAAAAAATATCTTTTGTGTCGTTAAACTGACCATTATCAACTTCCAAATTATTAAAAATGCGTCCCCTACAATATGGATAACCAAATAAATCGATAAATCCACCTCCAGCACCAGCATATTCGAACTTTGTTTTGTCTTTAAAATCTAATAATTTAGGCTGTACAATCGCAGTATTCGCTTCATTCTTAAAAACGTTTAAAATAGGAGGTAACCAGTTTTCGGTTACTTCAATATCAGAATTTAATAAGCAGTAAATATCTACATCTACAGCTTGTAAAGCATCATTATAACCTTTGGCATAACCTCCATTTACAGTGTTTTCTATAATTTTTACTGAAGGAAAAAACTCTTTTACATAAGAAATAGAAGCGTCTGTAGAAGCATTATCTGCCACATAAATATCTGCAAGTTCAGAACTGAATCTCACAACAGAAGGTAAAAACTGTTCTAAGAGTTTTTTTCCGTTCCAATTTAATATAACAATGGCTGTTTTCAAGGTTGCGAATTTACATTTTAAAAATTAGTTTACTTTTAATTTTCTCTTAATTAAGATAATTTTGCAGTCTTTTTTAGTACTAAAAAGTAAAACCTGTAATTCTTAATATCTTGTTGGTGTAATTTAAGAAATTAGTTATGGATTTTTTGTCTATACAGAAATAACAAGTACTATGAATAATCAGGAATTTCTTTTAAAAAAATATAGGTTTCGTTTTCAAAATCCATTTTACAATAAAAATGTTCTAAACCATTGGTAACAATTAAATAATTAGCTTTTAACTTTAAATTATAACGAGCAATTTGGTCGAAAGTAGCTTGCGTGATTTTTATGGAAGGCGCTTTGCATTCCACAATAATATCATGATATCCTTCTTTATTAAAAACCAAAATATCCGTTCTTTTTTTTCGATTGTTAATAATCAGTTGTTTTTCTAATGCAATTAAAGAAATAGGATATTTTTTTTTATCAATTAAAAACTGCACAAAATGCTGACGAACCCATTCCTCTGGAGTTAAAACCATGTATTTTTTTCTCAAATTATCGAAAATAAGCGTGTTATTTTCGTTACTTTTGAGTCTGAATTTATAGTTTGGTAGATTCAATTTTTGCATCCACCAAAAATAGTAATTATGAAAAAGATTTTATTGATTTTAATTATGTTTCTTTTCTCTGAGATTGTTTATGGACAAGAAAAAGATAATTTAATTAAGGATATTTTTTCTCAATTATCTATAAGCAAACAAAATTTTTCAAAAAAATTTTTTAGAGTAAAAAAAATAAATTACGACAGTAGTATAATTCTACTTCCATTTTTTATTCCTGATAACGAGTTCTCTAATGAAGCAGGAACTTATGATGTATATATATTAAAACTTTATAAAAATAAAATCTTAAAAAAGAAATTGTTTAAATCACTATGGTTTACAGATGCAAATGCTTTAATTGATGTAGCAGTTTTAATTCCTGATTTTATTTTATCTGATAGAAATAATAATATTATTATTAAAGCACATTATAAAAGTAGCTCTAAAGTTAACCAGTCTTATTCAAAACTTTCTTCTATTTTTATAGAAGAAAAACGTTCTTTTAAAGAAGTTTTAAAGGATTTTCCAAGTTATCTTTATATTGATGAAAGTAACTGGGATAGAACTAATGTTGTTTCTTCTACTGAAAAAAAACGTATAAGCGTTTCCACGAAAAAAAATAAAGAGTTTTATGATTTGTTAATTAAATCTAATACTAAAATAGAAACAACATCTAATGATAGCATTATAGCTAGTAAAACTTTTAGAAGGGTTGATACATTGAAGTTTAATGGAACGTTGTATAATTTTAAAAATACTGATTAATATAAATGAACGAAATAAACGCAATTGTTGCAGATATAAAAAAAGGAAACTTAAAACCCATCTATTTTTTAATGGGAGAAGAGCCTTATTACATAGATAAAATTTCCGGTTTTATTGAAAATAATGTGTTAGATGAAACAGAAAAAGGTTTCAATCAGCAAATAATGTATGGGAGAGATGCAACAATTGAAGATATTGTTGGAGCTGCAAAACGCTACCCAATGATGGCAGAAAGGCAGGTTTTAATTGTTAAAGAAGCACAAGATTTAAGCAGAAGTATTGAGAAGTTAGTTTCGTATGCAGAAAACCCACAACCAACCACAGTTTTGGTTATCAATTATAAATACAAAAAACTTGATAAACGAAAAAAACTGCATAAAGTAATTGCGAAATCAGGTTTGGTTTTCGAGAGTAAAAAAATGTACGAAAATCAAGTTTCAGATTGGATTCGTAGAGTTTTAAGTGGGGAAAAATACCAAATAGAGCCCAAAGCTTCTTTAATGTTGGTTGAGTTTTTAGGAACAGATTTAAGTAAAATATCCAACGAATTAGACAAGTTGATGCTAATTTTTCCTAAAGAAACCATTATTACAGATAAGCATATAGAAGAAAATATTGGAATTTCTAAAGACTTTAATAATTTCGAATTGCGAAAAGCAGTAGGAGAGAAGAACATTGTAAAAGCCAATAGAATTATTAATTATTTTGCGGAGAACCCTAAAAATAATCCTTTGGTAATGACAATTTCTTTGCTAAATGGTTTTTTTACCCAGTTATTAATGTTTCATGGATTAAAAGACAAATCGAAAAGTTCTGTGGCTAAAACATTGGGTGTAAATCCGTATTTTGTAGACGAATATTTTTTAGCGGGTAGAAATTATTCAATGCGAAAAGTAGCACAAGTAATCGCTTTTTTAAGAGATGCAGATGTAAAAAGTAAAGGAGTTGGCGCGAAACAAACCAATGAAGATATTTTAAAGGAGTTATTATTTAAAATTTTACATTAAAATGAAAAACATATTTACAAAAAAGGTTTCAGACGAAGTAATTTCTAGAATTGAAAAATTAACACCAGAAACCAAACCAAATTGGGGTAAAATGTCTGTTTCACAAATGTTGGCACATTGTTGTGTAACTTACGAAATGGTCTATACCAATAAGCACCCAAAACCAAATGCTTTCGCCAAATTTATGCTAAAAACGATTGTAAAGAAGATCGTGGTTTCAGAAAAACCATATGCTAAAAATGGCAGAACAGCTTCTCAGTTTTTAATTGTAGATGAAAAAATTTTTGAAACAGAAAAACAAAGATTGATTGATTTTATCAACAAAACACAAGAATTAGGAGAAGATACGTTTGATGGAAAAGAATCGCATTCTTTTGGAAAATTAACAAAAGAAGAGTGGAATAATATGTTTTACAAACATTTGGACCATCATTTAACGCAATTTGGTGTGTAGAAAAACAGAAGCTCTCTCAAAAGTATTAAAATTTGTTATCGACTGTCATAGAGAAATCTTACTTATTGATTTTTCAATATTTTTTAGATTTTTCTCCTGAAACTTCGAAATCGCTTACAATGAGGGCTAAATTTACTTTTAAGACAGCTTCTTGGAGAATTTTAGATTAGATACTATTTATAACTTCGTCTAAAGCAAGTCTCGATTTCGGATTTTTAGCAGGCATGTTTCCATCATTTTTATCTCTGTAACCAATACAAACTCCCACCAAAGTTGTATAATTTTTATCATTTAAAATGGCGTTATATTTCTCTG from the Polaribacter cellanae genome contains:
- the coaE gene encoding dephospho-CoA kinase (Dephospho-CoA kinase (CoaE) performs the final step in coenzyme A biosynthesis.), whose amino-acid sequence is MIVGLTGGIGSGKTTVAKMFAKKQDVVIYIADLEAKKLMNSSEKIKTKLIFEFGAETYKNNQLNKSFIANIVFKDKSKLAILNSIVHPEVRNHFQTFIEEHKEKTYIIYENAILFESKADTQCDFIISVFVPLDIRIERVLERDVTTKPQILERINNQWKEDKKLLQSNYIIENLSLKITENQVNIIHNILTEKSKLI
- a CDS encoding sensor histidine kinase; this encodes MRKKMFIVIVALMSISLIGIITVQLYWINNALESRKAQFKNDVQRSLGSATERINDRESSLFRRKIKALVKEKGTADNAKLQSLLIQEIDTTTKQKFTYGSTILEENFELTTDFLNNDSIIFKRFKGKKDFFETKITTGVGDLFSTKDETSFSYTKKFPELEDLQIDKLYKDYNTRKPIHQRISNKELNATIKEELVKRNITLDFKYGVYTKDGLATKLKSGYYTINRKDSYKYPLFDDINGDVEYDLYVTFPNKNKHILSGISGILLLSLFFIFIIIIAFSSSLYQLIRQKKISEIKTDFINNMTHEFKTPIATINLALDSIKNPKILGDNDKVLRYVQMIRDENKRMHSQVENVLRISRLEKNQIDLSKETIDFHDVIEDAITHVSLLIDDRKGRINTYFKAAVSELPGNQFHLTNVVVNMLENAIKYSEGAPIIDVYTESTNKFFIFKIKDKGIGMSKAVQKQVFNKFYREQKGNVHNVKGHGLGLAYVKEIVEKHHGTVFVESEKGQGSIFTVKLPLI
- a CDS encoding response regulator transcription factor encodes the protein MGSKKILLVEDDPNFGTVLKDYLALNDYNVTHAKDGIEGLIMFKNSDYDLCILDVMMPRKDGFSLAQDIRSTNKEVPIIFLTAKTLKEDVLKGYAVGADDYLNKPFDSEVLLHKIKAILQRKESDNTTESEQFEFNIGSFFFNSKLRHLSVGKEGEPSKLSPKEAKLLRMLAIHKNDLMPRELALTKIWRDDNYFTSRSMDVYIAKLRKYLKDDENVEILNIHGEGFRLVDKN
- a CDS encoding L-threonylcarbamoyladenylate synthase gives rise to the protein MAAFIKIYNENPNPKEIAKVVKILRSGGLIIYPTDTVYGLGCDITNTKALEKIAQIKGVKLEKANFSFICNDLSHLSDYVKQIDSPTFKILKRALPGPYTFILPGSNNLPKVFKKKKTVGIRIPDNNIARCLVEALGNPIISTSIHDEDDILEYTTDPELIFEKWNKLVDVVIDGGYGDNYASTVIDLTTDKPEIIREGKGSLDIL
- a CDS encoding glycosyltransferase family 2 protein, which gives rise to MKTAIVILNWNGKKLLEQFLPSVVRFSSELADIYVADNASTDASISYVKEFFPSVKIIENTVNGGYAKGYNDALQAVDVDIYCLLNSDIEVTENWLPPILNVFKNEANTAIVQPKLLDFKDKTKFEYAGAGGGFIDLFGYPYCRGRIFNNLEVDNGQFNDTKDIFWASGACLFIRSKVYHKIEGLDEDYFAHQEEIDLCWRAQNIGYKVKYVGKSTVYHIGGATLQEANPYKTYLNFRNSLLNIIKNVPKKWFLFVVFFRLILDGIAGLKFILELKPIHTWAILKAHLSFYKNFFKFLGKRRKLQKKQNYNLHTSIVWQYFVLGRKKFEELE
- a CDS encoding type I restriction enzyme HsdR N-terminal domain-containing protein yields the protein MQKLNLPNYKFRLKSNENNTLIFDNLRKKYMVLTPEEWVRQHFVQFLIDKKKYPISLIALEKQLIINNRKKRTDILVFNKEGYHDIIVECKAPSIKITQATFDQIARYNLKLKANYLIVTNGLEHFYCKMDFENETYIFLKEIPDYS
- the holA gene encoding DNA polymerase III subunit delta, with protein sequence MNEINAIVADIKKGNLKPIYFLMGEEPYYIDKISGFIENNVLDETEKGFNQQIMYGRDATIEDIVGAAKRYPMMAERQVLIVKEAQDLSRSIEKLVSYAENPQPTTVLVINYKYKKLDKRKKLHKVIAKSGLVFESKKMYENQVSDWIRRVLSGEKYQIEPKASLMLVEFLGTDLSKISNELDKLMLIFPKETIITDKHIEENIGISKDFNNFELRKAVGEKNIVKANRIINYFAENPKNNPLVMTISLLNGFFTQLLMFHGLKDKSKSSVAKTLGVNPYFVDEYFLAGRNYSMRKVAQVIAFLRDADVKSKGVGAKQTNEDILKELLFKILH
- a CDS encoding DUF1569 domain-containing protein — encoded protein: MKNIFTKKVSDEVISRIEKLTPETKPNWGKMSVSQMLAHCCVTYEMVYTNKHPKPNAFAKFMLKTIVKKIVVSEKPYAKNGRTASQFLIVDEKIFETEKQRLIDFINKTQELGEDTFDGKESHSFGKLTKEEWNNMFYKHLDHHLTQFGV